In a genomic window of Phoenix dactylifera cultivar Barhee BC4 unplaced genomic scaffold, palm_55x_up_171113_PBpolish2nd_filt_p 000371F, whole genome shotgun sequence:
- the LOC120105800 gene encoding uncharacterized protein LOC120105800 has protein sequence MSVDRNWMYHRLSENGYIRAEFCDGVKGFLEFAFTQLEYCSGDKIRCLCIRCDNQKFLNRDTVNVHLLRKGFTPGYSTWFAHGELLGAVAPVSTSAVEASTSMDVGCEHGQQYRTMVMEAMGPEEELHLRSAFEVNHEEEPNKDAADFYSLLKDAEVPLWEGCKKHSKLSAISQLLNCKSEFNMSISCYDRIMKIVKNMLPESEKLPSDFYQSKKMLRKLGLEYTSIDVCENNCMLFYKETENLIECTICGHPRYKLRRNDGGGRRKDVPYRRLRYLPITPRLQRLFMSSRTAELMSWHVKGGDSDEMVHPACGEAWKHFDRIHPSFSTEPRNVRLGLCTDGFNPFSQSARPYSCWPVFVTVYNLPPSICMKRPYIFLSLVISGPKSPGKSIDVLLRPLIDELKILWEVGVTTYDIFRKENFQMKAVLLWTINDFPAYGMLSGWSTHGKLACPYCMENSKTFTLQHGGKTSFFDCHRQFLPMDHAYRYQVDSFFNGRIETDPPPRRLSGEELKNRISALPNITFGLKAPKHTIPGFGKDHNWGRLKIM, from the exons ATGTCAGTTGATCGTAATTGGATGTACCACCGACTTAGTGAAAATGGTTATATAAGAGCTGAGTTCTGTGATGGAGTTAAAGGGTTCCTTGAGTTTGCATTTACTCAGTTAGAGTATTGTAGTGGTGATAAGATTAGATGCCTTTGTATAAGATGTGACAACCAGAAATTTCTTAACCGTGATACGGTCAATGTTCATCTGTTGAGAAAGGGGTTTACACCGGGATATTCAACATGGTTTGCACATGGGGAGTTACTTGGTGCAGTTGCTCCTGTAAGTACAAGTGCAGTAGAAGCATCCACATCAATGGATGTTGGTTGTGAACATGGTCAGCAATATAGAACCATGGTGATGGAAGCTATGGGTCCAGAAGAGGAACTTCATTTGAGAAGTGCATTTGAAGTTAATCATGAGGAAGAGCCAAATAAGGatgctgcagatttttattctttgttgaaAGATGCAGAAGTACCTTTGTGGGAAGGGTGTAAAAAACACTCTAAGTTATCTGCTATTAGTCAATTATTAAATTGCAAGTCTGAATTTAATATGAGTATATCTTGCTATGAtcgaatcatgaaaatagtgaaGAATATGTTGCCGGAAAGTGAGAAGCTGCCCTCTGATTTCTATCAATCAAAGAAGATGCTTCGGAAGTTGGGGTTGGAGTATACAAGTATTGATGTTTGTGAGAATAATTGTATGCTATTCTATAAGGAAACAGAGAATTTGATTGAGTGTACTATTTGTGGTCATCCTCGTTATAAACTCAGAAGAAATGATGGTGGTGGTAGAAGAAAAGATGTTCCTTATAGAAGGTTGCGATATCTTCCAATAACACCAAGACTTCAGAGGCTTTTTATGTCAAGCAGAACGGCTGAACTCATGTCATGGCATGTGAAGGGAGGTGATTCAGATGAGATGGTGCATCCTGCTTGTGGGGAGGCTTGGAAGCACTTTGACCGCATTCATCCATCCTTTTCTACCGAGCCTCGTAATGTTAGACTTGGGTTATGTACGGATGGATTTAACCCCTTTAGCCAATCAGCTCGTCCTTATTCTTGTTGGCCAGTTTTCGTAACAGTTTACAATCTTCCACCATCAATATGTATGAAACGACCCTACATTTTTCTAAGTTTAGTCATTTCTGGACCTAAGAGCCCTGGCAAAAGTATTGATGTCTTGCTTAGGCCTTTGATTGATGAACTTAAAATATTATGGGAAGTAGGGGTCACCACTTATGACATCTTTAGAAAAGAGAATTTTCAAATGAAGGCAGTTTTATTATGGACTATCAatgattttcctgcatatgGCATGCTTTCAGGATGGAGTACGCATGGAAAGTTGGCCTGCCCgtattgtatggagaactcaaaAACATTTACACTACAACATGGTGGGAAGACTTCTTTTTTTGACTGCCATCGTCAATTCTTGCCCATGGACCATGCATACAGATACCAAGTTGATAGTTTCTTCAACGGTAGAATAGAGACAGACCCCCCACCTCGTCGACTGTCTGGTGAGGAGTTGAAAAATAGGATCTCTGCTTTGCCTAATATAACTTTTGGTTTGAAAGCTCCTAAGCACACCATTCCTGGATTCGGTAAAGATCATAATTGG GGAAGACTAAAGATAATGTGA
- the LOC120105791 gene encoding uncharacterized protein LOC120105791 — MEVCEWVKGLRLPDGYASNISKCVNLDDYKFYGLKSHDCHVFMLRLLPIAFREVLPAPVWDALTELSCYFRDLCSTTLRVQDMEVLEKNIVVTLCKLEKIFPPAFFDSMEHLPVHLAYEAKVGGPVQYRWMYPFERLMHDIKQKVKNRASIEGSIVEAYIIEEISTFCSHYFEPSIQTRLNQVPRNENEGEFDLVDRLSIFTHQGRPFGKPSARHLTTQEFNAAELYVLLNCVEVQPFGK; from the exons ATGGAGGTCTGCGAGTGGGTGAAAGGGTTAAGACTGCCTGATGGATATGCTTCAAACATATCGAAGTGTGTTAACCTGGATGATTATAAGTTTTACGGGTTAAAAAGTCACGATTGTCATGTTTTCATGCTGAGATTGCTTCCAATTGCATTCCGTGAAGTATTGCCAGCACCAGTGTGGGATGCATTGACAGAATTAAGCTGTTACTTTAGAGATTTATGCAGCACAACTTTGCGTGTCCAAGATATGGAGGTTCTTGAGAAAAATATTGTGGTAACTCTCTGCAAACTTGAGAAGATATTCCCTCCTGCATTTTTTGACTCAATGGAGCACTTACCTGTTCATCTAGCTTATGAAGCTAAGGTTGGGGGGCCCGTGCAGTACAGATGGATGTACCCCTTTGAAAG GCTTATGCATGATATAAAGCAGAAGGTAAAGAATCGAGCATCGATTGAAGGTTCTATTGTCGAGGCTTACATTATAGAAGAAATATCAACTTTCTGTTCGCATTATTTTGAGCCTTCTATACAAACGAGGTTAAATCAAGTTCCCCGTAATGAAAATGAAGGGGAGTTTGATCTCGTGGATCGTCTATCCATTTTTACTCATCAAGGTCGACCTTTTGGAAAACCTTCTGCAAGGCATTTGACTACTCAGGAGTTTAATGCTGCTGAGTTATATGTTCTTCTTAATTGTGTAGAGGTTCAACCTTTTGGAAAGTAA